From the Rhodococcus sp. NBC_00297 genome, one window contains:
- a CDS encoding MFS transporter yields MVRVFIKVRTSSSAPGAGLRAYPVITGPRVPSARSKCNQHGAQWRLQCPQRRGSAMTGHGFRAVASSRGFGPWAVATVGARLPIAMAPLALVLAAEAATGSYGFGGILVAAHTVGEIIGSPIMGRLADRRPSRLLLTAVLLAQGVGFGVLAWALTGAFPQWCAVLLVAVVGVVAAGVPGALRSRLTRMVPERSTQPALSIDSAINQVCWGAAPVIVTAVAASAPTQVLVVVAAPAVASCLACLIIPSRPAEPRSPSSGPTITDTVRTLSDVLVGTILMRVALGVMAVAAVPAFTALNHPTVAGLALGAYAVATGIGALALGSTRHPCVDPARRAHRTLVLLALALTPAVLFAHNVVGLVAVFVFVGLIEGPTVVALSVAVQQRTPPEVRATAFSVQYAALGVGFALGSISLGPLLTVMSPAAAMTCIGFVILVGALILSRWKYRSPHVSRRQEQ; encoded by the coding sequence ATGGTCCGTGTGTTCATCAAGGTCCGGACGTCGTCGAGTGCACCCGGTGCTGGATTGCGTGCGTATCCCGTGATCACCGGACCCAGGGTACCGTCTGCACGGTCCAAATGTAACCAGCACGGTGCACAATGGCGGTTACAGTGTCCACAACGCAGGGGGTCGGCAATGACGGGACACGGGTTCAGGGCGGTCGCGAGCTCACGCGGATTCGGGCCATGGGCTGTAGCGACGGTGGGGGCCCGCCTGCCGATTGCGATGGCACCACTCGCACTGGTACTTGCGGCCGAAGCAGCCACCGGCTCCTACGGATTCGGAGGCATCTTGGTCGCGGCCCACACGGTCGGCGAGATCATCGGGTCACCGATCATGGGGCGCCTCGCCGACCGGCGACCCTCGCGGTTGCTTCTGACGGCCGTTCTTCTCGCTCAGGGCGTCGGGTTCGGTGTTCTGGCATGGGCTTTGACGGGCGCATTCCCTCAGTGGTGCGCGGTGTTGCTGGTGGCGGTGGTCGGAGTGGTGGCAGCCGGGGTTCCCGGTGCGCTCAGATCTCGATTGACGCGGATGGTCCCGGAACGCTCGACGCAACCTGCGCTGTCTATCGACAGTGCAATCAATCAGGTGTGCTGGGGCGCAGCGCCCGTCATCGTCACGGCAGTTGCAGCCTCCGCCCCCACACAGGTACTCGTGGTCGTCGCCGCGCCCGCCGTCGCCTCTTGCCTCGCGTGCCTAATCATTCCATCGAGACCCGCCGAACCGCGCTCCCCCAGTTCAGGTCCCACGATCACCGACACTGTGCGGACTCTGAGCGATGTACTGGTGGGAACGATTCTTATGCGCGTGGCACTCGGGGTCATGGCGGTCGCCGCGGTGCCGGCCTTCACCGCGCTGAACCACCCCACGGTCGCTGGTCTTGCGTTGGGTGCGTACGCAGTGGCCACCGGTATCGGCGCCCTCGCACTCGGGTCGACGCGCCACCCGTGCGTGGATCCCGCACGACGAGCACACCGAACGCTGGTTCTCCTGGCCCTCGCTCTGACTCCTGCAGTCCTGTTCGCGCACAACGTTGTCGGTCTAGTGGCGGTGTTCGTTTTCGTCGGCCTCATCGAGGGACCGACGGTGGTCGCACTGTCTGTGGCCGTCCAGCAACGCACCCCGCCCGAGGTTCGGGCGACCGCATTCTCGGTGCAGTACGCCGCGTTGGGGGTCGGGTTCGCGCTCGGTAGCATCTCGCTCGGGCCGCTCCTGACCGTGATGTCGCCCGCCGCGGCAATGACGTGCATCGGATTCGTCATCCTCGTGGGTGCGCTCATCCTGAGTCGGTGGAAATACCGTAGTCCCCATGTCAGCCGACGCCAGGAACAATGA
- a CDS encoding CGNR zinc finger domain-containing protein → MCPGCERVFYDRSPNLSRVWCGMNADGPDGRACGTIAKVTAHRGRRRTAGMTSAPTTDQQQRHD, encoded by the coding sequence ATGTGTCCGGGCTGCGAGCGAGTGTTCTACGACCGATCGCCCAACCTCAGCCGCGTGTGGTGTGGTATGAACGCCGACGGTCCTGATGGCCGTGCCTGCGGCACGATCGCCAAGGTAACCGCCCATCGTGGGCGACGCAGAACCGCCGGCATGACCAGTGCGCCGACCACAGACCAGCAGCAGCGTCATGATTAG